A single region of the Thermococcus paralvinellae genome encodes:
- a CDS encoding SPASM domain-containing protein: MENVISTTVSHVGIRGSLNIAAIGKPPWSNYSHSGKLERLILQLGQGKGKFSEVTGIPRSLGCIGNNEFILRREPLSVERVKEIVKEFYFTKGRELYLTNYDSPEYLVRIARYAAALGIKEVYAIIRLEDVEKISPEEDINFIVELEYSPENFKKLEKLKWVYGALIMMTYREYQKFLKHPPQFHGEMYIDILYPGSLRYVNFNLIEMRRIHSPTTDTYHDCLAGTLAITADGYALPCPLLRNFVVGDAKSESIKQLLRKKRLKNFWKLTKDNIEGCSTCPFKYLCHDCRALEYQASGDIFGVEYCNIG, translated from the coding sequence ATGGAGAATGTCATAAGCACCACTGTTTCCCATGTGGGTATTAGAGGAAGTTTAAATATTGCAGCCATAGGAAAGCCCCCATGGAGCAATTATTCTCACTCAGGAAAGCTTGAAAGATTAATTTTACAGTTAGGACAGGGAAAAGGTAAATTTTCTGAAGTTACAGGGATTCCAAGGTCTCTTGGATGTATTGGAAACAATGAATTCATACTTAGAAGAGAACCATTAAGCGTTGAAAGAGTTAAAGAAATTGTCAAAGAGTTCTACTTTACCAAAGGTAGGGAGCTTTATTTAACTAACTATGATAGCCCCGAATACCTAGTCAGAATTGCAAGATACGCAGCAGCACTTGGAATTAAAGAGGTTTATGCCATCATTAGATTAGAAGATGTTGAAAAGATATCCCCAGAGGAAGATATTAACTTTATAGTAGAACTTGAGTATTCTCCAGAAAATTTCAAAAAGCTTGAAAAACTAAAATGGGTTTACGGAGCTCTTATAATGATGACATACAGAGAGTATCAAAAATTCCTTAAGCATCCACCCCAGTTCCATGGGGAGATGTACATCGATATACTATATCCCGGTTCACTAAGATATGTCAATTTCAACCTTATTGAAATGAGGAGAATCCATTCTCCAACTACTGATACTTACCATGATTGTCTCGCTGGGACATTAGCAATAACTGCAGATGGATACGCTCTACCTTGCCCACTCTTAAGAAATTTTGTCGTTGGAGACGCTAAAAGCGAGAGCATAAAACAACTCCTGAGAAAAAAGAGGCTCAAAAACTTCTGGAAATTAACTAAAGATAACATTGAAGGCTGCAGTACTTGCCCATTTAAGTACCTCTGCCATGACTGCAGAGCCCTTGAATATCAAGCAAGTGGTGACATTTTTGGAGTTGAATATTGCAACATAGGCTAG